A single Tenacibaculum sp. Bg11-29 DNA region contains:
- a CDS encoding DUF4292 domain-containing protein produces MKYFTLLIILSLSFSSCKSRKIASNNTTVIKEMSARRVAKKHISSNFNEKNIDARLKVNYKDTKEKVGFSVRMKIKKDEVIWLKGTKFITLFKAKITPTKVQFYSSLYKNYFDGDFTMLKKLLGTDINFQQLQNMLLGQSLLNVRSQRQEVAISNKSYQLSPKKQSDLFNIFFYVNPLHYKLNKQSIVNSIKNQRLDISYGKYSSKKGVLFPQRININAKQNKKFTNIDITTRSVEFNTKLNVDFKMPNGYKEIKL; encoded by the coding sequence ATGAAATACTTTACATTACTTATTATATTGTCTCTTAGTTTTTCTTCATGTAAATCAAGAAAAATTGCATCTAATAACACAACAGTAATTAAAGAAATGTCTGCCAGAAGGGTAGCTAAAAAACATATTTCTTCTAATTTTAATGAAAAAAATATTGATGCTCGTTTAAAAGTAAACTACAAGGATACTAAAGAAAAAGTAGGGTTTTCAGTACGAATGAAAATTAAAAAAGATGAAGTTATTTGGTTAAAAGGAACCAAATTTATTACACTTTTTAAAGCTAAAATTACACCAACAAAAGTTCAATTTTATTCGTCTCTTTATAAAAATTATTTTGATGGAGATTTTACTATGTTGAAGAAATTATTAGGAACCGATATTAATTTTCAACAATTACAAAATATGTTATTAGGTCAATCTTTACTTAATGTAAGATCTCAACGACAAGAAGTAGCTATTTCTAATAAGTCATATCAACTTTCTCCTAAAAAACAATCAGATTTATTTAATATCTTTTTTTACGTAAATCCTCTTCATTATAAACTTAATAAACAATCTATTGTAAATTCAATAAAAAATCAACGTTTAGATATATCATACGGAAAATATTCAAGTAAAAAAGGAGTTTTATTTCCTCAAAGAATTAATATAAATGCTAAACAAAATAAAAAATTTACAAATATTGATATAACCACACGTTCTGTTGAATTTAACACAAAATTGAACGTTGATTTTAAAATGCCTAACGGTTATAAAGAAATTAAATTATAA
- a CDS encoding murein hydrolase activator EnvC: MKKIVFYISFLLLVLVGFSSFGQERKKLEKKHKKIKNEIKQINNLLFKAKKEKGNALDDLKDLSQKISARERLIETIRLETKQLSKEIQANEQQLEKNNSELKKLKKDYSDMVVKTNKNRSQQSKTLFLLSSESFYQAYKRLKYMQQYNDYRKKQGENIIVKSTEIKKFNDSLIQKRKSKESLISDEKSQKKEIESDKKNQESLVSKIKKQEKKYKRDLQKKIKEDKRITARIDKLIRAVIAKANKGKKTTKKASSGFVLNAAEKKLLASFEQNKGRLPWPVKGIITRRYGVQPHPTFSGIKINSPGLHIVTKSNTDAKCIFNGKVLALQSQSGGKKSVLIQHGNYISAYNNLENVYVKKGAILKTGDKVGKVFTDKVSGKTKLLFVLFKNTAKLNPAKWIRTN, translated from the coding sequence ATGAAAAAAATTGTTTTTTATATCTCGTTTTTATTGCTGGTTCTAGTTGGTTTTTCTTCATTTGGTCAAGAAAGAAAAAAATTAGAAAAAAAACATAAAAAAATTAAAAATGAAATTAAGCAGATTAATAACTTATTATTTAAGGCAAAAAAAGAAAAAGGGAATGCTTTAGATGACTTAAAAGATCTAAGTCAAAAAATTAGTGCAAGAGAGCGTTTAATTGAAACGATTAGATTAGAAACGAAGCAATTATCAAAAGAAATACAAGCAAATGAGCAACAGCTTGAAAAGAACAATAGTGAATTAAAAAAACTAAAAAAAGACTATTCTGATATGGTTGTAAAAACCAATAAGAATAGATCTCAACAAAGTAAAACATTGTTTTTACTCTCTTCTGAAAGCTTTTACCAAGCGTATAAGCGTTTAAAATACATGCAGCAATACAATGATTACAGAAAAAAACAAGGAGAGAATATCATTGTAAAATCTACTGAAATTAAAAAATTTAATGATTCATTAATTCAAAAGAGAAAATCTAAAGAAAGTTTAATTTCTGATGAGAAGTCTCAAAAAAAAGAAATAGAATCTGATAAGAAAAATCAAGAAAGTTTAGTTTCTAAAATAAAAAAACAAGAAAAAAAATATAAACGAGATTTACAAAAAAAGATAAAAGAAGATAAACGAATAACTGCACGTATTGATAAACTTATTAGGGCTGTTATTGCAAAGGCTAATAAAGGTAAAAAAACAACTAAGAAAGCATCTTCTGGCTTTGTTTTAAATGCTGCTGAAAAAAAATTATTAGCTAGTTTCGAACAAAACAAAGGTCGTTTACCTTGGCCTGTAAAGGGAATTATTACTAGAAGGTACGGTGTACAACCTCATCCAACATTTTCAGGAATTAAAATTAATAGCCCTGGCTTGCATATTGTTACTAAATCGAATACTGATGCTAAATGTATTTTTAATGGAAAAGTACTAGCTTTACAATCACAGTCTGGAGGTAAAAAATCGGTATTAATACAACACGGTAATTATATTTCGGCATATAATAATCTCGAAAATGTATATGTAAAAAAAGGTGCTATTCTAAAAACTGGTGATAAAGTAGGGAAGGTGTTCACTGATAAAGTTTCTGGTAAAACAAAATTGCTTTTTGTTTTATTTAAAAATACCGCAAAATTAAACCCTGCAAAATGGATACGTACTAATTAA
- a CDS encoding AI-2E family transporter translates to MKNAANFIITIVAIITALVIGKGILIPFIFALIFWFLTREIRKTIYKMPFAKKIIPYWLSNLFVFTLIVLGFGFISEIITNSITDLSTSYSKYEPNIGAIIKSLDSYFHIDIIKSIKSVIGDFDYGSVLGDIANGISSLLGDTFMIIIYALFIFLEESSFKNKLIKIFEGKENSYASMQSMLSKIEFSISNYLRLKTYVSLLTGILSYIVLLIVGVDSAPFWAFLIFLLNYIPTIGSLIATVFPAIFSLIQFGEFTPFLIVLTAVGSVQVIVGNIIEPKLFGKSLNLSPLVTILSLAVWGKIWGVTGMILSVPITVIMIIIFSQFEKTKSVAIFLSENGDIDKV, encoded by the coding sequence ATGAAAAACGCTGCAAATTTCATTATAACTATTGTCGCAATAATAACCGCATTGGTTATTGGTAAAGGGATTTTAATTCCTTTTATTTTTGCATTAATTTTTTGGTTTTTAACACGTGAAATACGTAAAACCATCTACAAAATGCCCTTTGCTAAAAAAATCATTCCTTATTGGTTGAGTAATCTTTTTGTTTTTACTTTAATTGTTTTGGGTTTTGGATTTATTTCTGAAATTATTACTAATAGTATTACTGATTTATCTACTTCATATTCAAAATATGAACCTAATATTGGCGCTATTATTAAAAGTTTAGATTCCTATTTTCATATTGATATTATTAAATCGATAAAATCGGTTATAGGAGATTTTGACTATGGTTCTGTTTTGGGAGATATTGCTAACGGAATTAGTAGTTTATTAGGTGACACTTTTATGATTATTATTTATGCTTTATTTATATTTTTAGAAGAAAGTAGCTTTAAAAATAAACTTATTAAAATATTTGAAGGCAAAGAAAATAGCTATGCTAGCATGCAATCTATGTTATCAAAAATAGAGTTTTCTATCTCTAATTATCTTCGTTTAAAGACTTATGTAAGCTTACTTACTGGTATTTTAAGTTATATTGTTTTACTTATAGTTGGTGTAGATAGTGCTCCCTTTTGGGCTTTTTTAATTTTTTTATTAAACTACATACCAACAATTGGTTCATTAATCGCAACCGTTTTTCCTGCTATTTTTAGCTTAATACAGTTTGGTGAATTCACGCCGTTTTTAATAGTTTTAACAGCTGTAGGTTCTGTTCAAGTAATTGTTGGTAACATTATTGAACCTAAATTATTTGGTAAATCTCTAAATCTAAGTCCGCTAGTAACCATATTGTCCCTAGCTGTTTGGGGTAAAATATGGGGTGTTACAGGCATGATTTTAAGTGTACCTATTACTGTAATTATGATTATTATCTTTTCTCAATTTGAAAAAACAAAATCAGTTGCCATCTTTTTATCTGAAAATGGTGATATAGACAAGGTTTAA
- a CDS encoding acyl-CoA thioesterase translates to MRAKTPKESLTVLTDLVLPGETNYLDNLFGGELLARMDRACSIAARRHSRRIVVTASVNHVAFTKSVPVGSVVTLEAKVSRAFKSSMEVYVDVWIEDRQSGEKTMVNEGIYTFVAVDETGKPVPIAQITPETELEKKRYDAALRRKQLSLVLAGKLDPKEAKELKALFLS, encoded by the coding sequence ATGAGAGCTAAGACACCTAAAGAATCATTAACAGTACTTACTGACCTTGTTTTACCAGGAGAAACAAATTATTTAGACAATCTTTTCGGAGGAGAATTACTAGCTCGTATGGATAGAGCTTGTAGTATTGCGGCACGTCGCCATTCTAGACGAATTGTTGTTACTGCATCTGTTAATCATGTTGCTTTTACAAAATCAGTTCCAGTTGGAAGTGTTGTTACCTTAGAAGCAAAGGTTTCAAGAGCGTTTAAATCATCAATGGAGGTGTATGTTGATGTTTGGATAGAAGACCGTCAATCAGGTGAAAAAACAATGGTAAATGAAGGTATTTATACATTCGTAGCTGTTGATGAAACAGGTAAACCAGTTCCTATAGCACAGATTACTCCAGAAACAGAATTAGAGAAGAAACGTTATGATGCAGCTTTGCGTAGAAAACAATTAAGTTTAGTTTTAGCAGGTAAATTAGACCCTAAAGAAGCTAAAGAGTTAAAAGCATTGTTCTTAAGTTAA
- a CDS encoding SPOR domain-containing protein, with product MSILIHKKTIFVTMTLANYINDLLYRYECVIVPGFGGFVTNKIGAKMNSDTHTFYPPKKQITFNSYLHHNDGLLANYIASSKNISFEKATAFIANEVIEWKSDLETISIKVASLGSLSLNEAKQVVFQPNSTSNFLTTSFGLAEVESPTVKRITQEVKVLPIGVQEKENNIPVFFKYAATAAVLVGIAYAGWNGFQNQSQKQFLADQENTVAKKIQSATFVIDNPLPTINLNITKTEGQKFHIIAGAFQEVINAEKKLTELQDLGYDAEILGENDFGLTQVTFTSFTSKEEARKELADIQENVNKDAWLLIK from the coding sequence ATGAGCATATTAATTCATAAAAAAACTATATTTGTTACTATGACATTAGCCAATTATATAAACGATTTATTGTACAGATACGAATGCGTAATTGTTCCTGGTTTTGGAGGTTTTGTAACCAATAAAATAGGTGCTAAAATGAATAGTGACACACATACATTTTACCCACCAAAAAAACAAATTACTTTTAATTCGTATTTACATCACAACGATGGTTTATTGGCTAATTATATTGCATCGAGTAAAAACATTTCTTTTGAAAAAGCAACTGCTTTTATTGCAAATGAAGTTATAGAATGGAAGAGTGATTTAGAAACTATATCAATTAAAGTCGCGTCTTTGGGAAGCCTATCTTTAAATGAAGCAAAACAAGTTGTTTTTCAGCCAAATAGTACAAGTAATTTCTTAACAACATCTTTTGGGTTAGCAGAAGTTGAAAGCCCAACTGTAAAAAGGATTACACAAGAAGTTAAAGTATTACCTATAGGAGTTCAAGAAAAAGAAAATAATATACCTGTATTTTTTAAATACGCAGCTACAGCAGCCGTGTTGGTAGGAATAGCTTACGCTGGATGGAATGGTTTTCAAAACCAATCTCAAAAACAATTTTTAGCAGATCAAGAAAATACTGTAGCTAAAAAAATACAATCTGCAACTTTTGTTATTGATAACCCATTACCAACAATTAATTTAAATATTACTAAAACTGAAGGTCAAAAGTTTCATATTATAGCAGGTGCTTTTCAGGAAGTTATAAATGCTGAGAAAAAATTGACAGAGTTACAAGACTTAGGTTATGATGCTGAAATTTTAGGGGAAAACGATTTTGGTTTAACTCAAGTAACGTTTACAAGTTTCACTTCTAAAGAAGAAGCGCGTAAAGAACTAGCAGATATTCAGGAAAATGTTAACAAAGATGCTTGGTTATTGATTAAATAA
- the dprA gene encoding DNA-processing protein DprA — translation MKNEKKLAILRLQATKNIGDFLAKKLINATGSVEQVFREKASALQKINGIGTHTLKHLFDTKNINRAEEELNYIDKNNIEFSYFLDADYPYNLKHCIDAPILFFNDGNINLNNQKIISIVGTRKITSYGRDFCNQLIEDLSKYNPIIVSGFAYGVDICAHKTAIKNNLQTIAVLAHGLEQMYPKTHKKYCTEITKNGGFITEFWHEEQPLRENFLKRNRIVAGLSKATIIIESAEKGGSLVTADIANSYNRDVFAVPGRTNDTYSKGCNTIIKNNQAHLLTSSDDIVKMLNWDLQASKKPTVIQKELFVTLTNTEQKVYDYLVKNGKQLLDIIAFKCDIPVYKLSSLLLKMELKGVIKPLPGKLFEV, via the coding sequence ATGAAAAATGAAAAAAAACTAGCTATTCTACGATTACAAGCTACTAAAAACATCGGTGATTTTTTAGCAAAAAAGTTAATTAATGCCACTGGTAGCGTAGAACAAGTATTTAGAGAAAAAGCTAGTGCGCTGCAAAAAATAAATGGAATTGGTACTCATACGCTAAAACATTTATTTGATACAAAAAATATAAATAGAGCAGAGGAGGAGCTAAATTATATAGACAAAAATAATATAGAATTTTCTTATTTTTTAGATGCTGATTATCCGTATAATTTAAAGCATTGTATTGATGCTCCTATCTTATTTTTTAATGACGGAAATATAAACCTCAACAATCAAAAAATTATATCAATAGTTGGTACTAGAAAAATAACTTCTTATGGTCGTGATTTTTGTAATCAGCTTATTGAAGACTTATCTAAATACAATCCAATAATTGTAAGCGGTTTTGCATACGGAGTAGATATTTGTGCTCATAAAACAGCTATTAAAAATAATTTACAAACCATTGCCGTATTAGCGCACGGATTAGAACAAATGTACCCAAAAACACATAAAAAGTATTGTACTGAGATAACAAAAAATGGTGGATTTATCACTGAATTTTGGCATGAAGAACAACCACTTCGTGAAAATTTTTTAAAACGGAATCGTATTGTTGCTGGTTTATCTAAAGCTACAATTATTATTGAATCTGCAGAAAAAGGAGGTTCATTGGTAACTGCCGATATTGCGAATTCTTATAATCGTGATGTTTTTGCTGTGCCAGGAAGAACCAATGATACTTATAGCAAAGGCTGTAATACTATTATTAAAAATAATCAGGCACATTTATTAACCTCATCTGACGACATTGTAAAAATGCTTAATTGGGACTTACAAGCTTCTAAAAAACCTACCGTAATACAAAAGGAATTGTTTGTTACCCTAACCAATACTGAACAAAAGGTTTATGATTATTTAGTCAAAAATGGAAAACAGTTGTTAGATATTATCGCGTTTAAATGCGACATCCCAGTGTATAAACTGTCTTCTTTATTACTTAAAATGGAACTTAAAGGTGTTATAAAACCTTTACCTGGAAAATTATTTGAGGTTTAA
- a CDS encoding DMT family transporter yields MQSNHIKNLSGLLLATFFISTSGVLGKYIAMPSEVIIWFRSVFAMVFLYVFCRLKKVDLKIKSNKHIVPFIISGIFMAIHWVTYFYALKRSNVAIGMLSLYTFPVMIAFLEPLFLKIKFNPMYIVLGCMVLLGVYILAPEFNLESANVQGILFGLFSALCYSIRILILKQYVAQYDGGMLMFYQTLIITICLLPVLFIMDVSGFESQYPYVLLLALLTTAIGHSLMVHSLQFFSVSTASIISSVQPIFGIVLAFIFLNEIPTWNTFVGGSLILATVIIESIRSKKN; encoded by the coding sequence ATGCAAAGCAATCATATTAAAAATTTATCAGGCTTATTATTAGCTACTTTTTTTATTAGTACTTCGGGAGTTTTAGGTAAATATATAGCCATGCCATCAGAGGTTATTATTTGGTTTCGATCTGTATTCGCAATGGTGTTTTTATATGTTTTTTGTAGATTAAAAAAAGTTGATTTAAAAATAAAATCGAATAAACATATTGTTCCGTTTATTATTAGCGGAATTTTTATGGCAATTCATTGGGTTACCTATTTTTATGCACTTAAGCGCTCTAATGTTGCTATAGGAATGTTATCGTTATATACATTTCCGGTAATGATTGCTTTTTTAGAACCTTTATTTTTAAAAATAAAATTCAATCCTATGTATATTGTTTTAGGATGTATGGTTTTGTTAGGAGTTTATATTTTAGCTCCTGAGTTTAATTTAGAAAGCGCTAATGTTCAAGGAATTTTATTTGGCTTATTCTCTGCTTTATGTTATTCGATTAGAATTTTAATTTTAAAACAATATGTAGCGCAATATGATGGTGGAATGCTTATGTTTTATCAAACATTAATTATTACAATTTGTTTGCTTCCTGTATTGTTTATTATGGATGTTTCTGGCTTTGAAAGTCAATACCCGTATGTATTGTTGTTGGCGTTGTTAACAACAGCAATAGGCCATAGTTTAATGGTTCATTCATTACAGTTTTTCTCAGTATCTACAGCAAGTATTATAAGTAGTGTTCAACCAATATTTGGTATTGTTCTAGCGTTTATTTTTTTAAATGAAATACCTACATGGAATACTTTTGTAGGTGGAAGTTTAATTTTAGCAACGGTAATTATTGAGAGCATTAGAAGTAAGAAAAATTAA
- a CDS encoding metal-dependent hydrolase, which yields MASIFGHALAAFALGKGFSKTIVNWKFILLGIICAILPDADVIGFSFGIKYESFWGHRGFSHSLLFALILGVLITVIFYRKILATKKGLLLICYFTLCTASHAILDALTTGGLGVAFFSPFDTTRYFFPWRPIKVSPIGVERFFSERGINVLLSELIWIGIPSIFYIFVTMYFKRKKK from the coding sequence ATGGCATCAATATTTGGACATGCATTAGCTGCTTTTGCATTAGGAAAAGGTTTTTCTAAAACAATTGTAAATTGGAAATTTATTTTACTAGGTATTATTTGTGCGATATTACCAGATGCAGATGTAATTGGTTTCAGTTTCGGAATTAAATATGAAAGTTTTTGGGGACATCGTGGTTTTTCTCATTCATTACTTTTTGCTTTAATTTTAGGTGTTTTAATTACAGTAATTTTTTACAGGAAGATCTTAGCTACAAAAAAAGGCTTGTTGCTCATATGCTATTTTACATTATGCACAGCATCTCATGCAATTTTAGATGCATTAACAACAGGAGGTTTAGGGGTTGCTTTTTTCTCACCTTTCGATACCACACGTTATTTTTTTCCATGGAGACCTATTAAAGTTTCTCCTATTGGAGTTGAACGTTTTTTTAGCGAAAGAGGGATCAACGTATTGTTAAGTGAGTTAATTTGGATAGGAATTCCGAGTATATTTTACATATTTGTTACAATGTATTTTAAAAGAAAGAAAAAATAA
- the mfd gene encoding transcription-repair coupling factor, which yields MSKQTIVNHYQQSGNVNQIVSELQQEQHHFQITNLVGSSLSFVISESFKKADKPFLLIFNDKEEAAYYLNDLEQLLSDKNVLFYPGSYRRPYQIDETDNANVLLRSEVLNRINSRKKPAIIVTYPTALFEKVVTKKELEKNTLKITVGENVSPDFINEVLFEYNFNRVDFVTEPGEFSVRGGIIDVFSFSNDEPYRMEFFGDEVDSIRTFDVETQLSREKQQKVSIMPNVENKTLQENRESFLKYISSKTTIFVKNTQILTENLDKFFRKAELSFNELSTEVKHSKPTELFCDGTLIKKELQEFTLVKMSARAESSGLSEIVFNTHPQPSFNKKFELLIQNFNEFSAKGFINYIFCSNDKQAQRFHDIFDDNEQDVSYETIVFPLYQGFVDLENKIVCYTDHQIFERYYKFRLKNGYEKKQSITLQELTKLEIGDYVTHIDHGIGKFAGLQKIDVEGKKQEAIKLIYGDRDILYVSIHSLHKISKFNGKDGKPPKIYKLGSDAWKKVKQKTKARVKHIAFNLIQLYAKRKLQKGYAFGPDTHMQHELEASFIYEDTPDQFSSTQDVKVDMEKPQPMDRLVCGDVGFGKTEVAIRAAFKAVDNGKQVAVLVPTTILAFQHFKTFTERLKDFPVTIDYLNRFRTTKQRNAVLEGVSDGSVDIVIGTHQLTNKKLQFKDLGLLVIDEEQKFGVAVKDKLKTIKENVDTLTLTATPIPRTLQFSLMAARDLSVIKTAPPNRHPIETNVIRFGEEIIRDAISYEISRGGQVFFIHNRIENIKEVAGLLQRLVPSAKVGIGHGQMEGKKLEDLMLAFMNGEFDVLVSTTIIESGLDVPNANTIFINNANNFGLSDLHQMRGRVGRSNKKAFCYFITPAFHMMTDDARKRIEALVLFSELGSGLNIAMKDLEIRGAGDLLGGEQSGFINDIGFDAYQKILEEAIEELKENEFKDLYPVDENIPKEYVKEVQIDTDFEILFPDDYVNSVTERLSLYNKLGSLTKEEELVEFENQITDRFGEYPTQVQDLLDSVRIKWFAKELGLEKIILKQKRMIGYFVSDQQSGFYQTEGFTKMLKYVQHNSKSCVMKEKKTKNGLRLLITFIRIDSVNTALKVLQKI from the coding sequence TTGAGTAAGCAAACTATTGTAAATCATTACCAACAATCGGGTAACGTAAACCAGATTGTAAGTGAACTTCAACAAGAACAACACCATTTTCAAATAACGAATTTGGTTGGTTCTTCGTTGTCTTTTGTTATTTCTGAAAGTTTTAAAAAAGCTGACAAACCCTTTTTGTTAATTTTTAATGATAAGGAAGAAGCTGCGTATTATTTAAACGATTTAGAACAGTTATTAAGTGATAAAAATGTATTGTTTTATCCAGGTTCTTACCGAAGACCTTACCAGATAGATGAAACTGATAACGCCAATGTATTGTTACGATCTGAAGTTTTAAATCGTATTAATTCAAGAAAGAAACCAGCTATAATTGTTACCTACCCTACTGCCCTATTTGAAAAAGTAGTTACCAAAAAAGAATTAGAAAAGAACACGCTAAAAATTACGGTTGGTGAAAATGTATCTCCAGATTTTATAAACGAAGTATTATTTGAATATAATTTTAATCGTGTAGACTTTGTTACCGAACCAGGTGAGTTTTCTGTTCGTGGTGGAATTATAGATGTATTTTCATTTTCAAACGATGAACCATATCGTATGGAATTTTTTGGTGATGAGGTAGATAGTATTCGAACCTTTGATGTAGAGACACAGCTTTCTCGAGAAAAACAGCAAAAAGTAAGCATCATGCCTAATGTAGAAAACAAAACGCTACAAGAAAATAGAGAAAGCTTTTTAAAATATATTTCATCAAAAACAACAATTTTCGTAAAAAATACGCAGATTCTTACTGAGAATTTAGATAAGTTTTTTAGAAAGGCTGAACTTTCGTTTAACGAATTATCTACTGAAGTTAAGCATTCCAAACCAACAGAATTATTTTGTGATGGTACTTTAATTAAAAAAGAATTACAAGAGTTTACCTTAGTAAAAATGTCTGCACGAGCGGAGTCGAGTGGTCTTTCGGAAATAGTTTTTAATACCCATCCACAGCCTTCTTTTAATAAAAAATTTGAATTATTAATTCAGAATTTTAACGAATTTTCAGCAAAAGGATTTATTAATTATATTTTCTGTTCTAACGATAAACAAGCACAACGTTTTCATGATATTTTTGATGATAACGAGCAAGACGTTTCCTATGAAACAATTGTATTTCCATTATATCAAGGGTTTGTAGATTTAGAAAATAAGATTGTTTGTTATACCGATCATCAAATATTTGAACGTTATTATAAATTTCGCTTAAAAAACGGATATGAGAAAAAGCAGTCCATTACATTACAAGAACTAACAAAGTTAGAAATTGGTGATTATGTAACACATATCGATCACGGAATTGGAAAGTTTGCAGGATTGCAAAAGATTGATGTAGAAGGAAAGAAACAAGAAGCTATTAAACTTATTTATGGCGATCGTGACATTTTATATGTTAGCATTCACTCATTACATAAAATATCTAAGTTTAATGGTAAAGATGGTAAACCACCTAAAATATATAAATTAGGCTCAGATGCTTGGAAGAAAGTAAAACAGAAAACCAAAGCAAGAGTTAAGCATATTGCTTTTAATTTAATTCAACTTTACGCAAAACGAAAATTACAAAAAGGATATGCCTTCGGACCCGATACGCACATGCAGCACGAGTTAGAAGCAAGTTTTATATATGAAGATACACCAGATCAGTTTTCATCAACCCAAGATGTAAAAGTTGATATGGAAAAACCACAACCGATGGATCGTTTGGTGTGTGGAGACGTTGGTTTCGGTAAAACAGAAGTTGCTATTCGTGCAGCTTTTAAAGCAGTTGATAATGGAAAACAAGTAGCTGTTTTAGTACCAACAACTATTTTAGCATTTCAGCACTTTAAAACCTTCACAGAGCGCTTAAAAGACTTTCCGGTTACAATAGATTACCTAAACCGTTTTAGAACTACAAAACAGCGTAATGCCGTTTTAGAAGGTGTTTCTGATGGAAGTGTTGATATTGTAATAGGAACACATCAATTAACTAATAAAAAATTACAGTTTAAAGATTTAGGATTGTTAGTTATTGATGAAGAGCAAAAATTTGGAGTTGCTGTAAAAGACAAACTAAAAACCATTAAAGAAAATGTTGATACACTAACGTTAACGGCAACGCCTATACCAAGAACGTTACAGTTTAGTTTAATGGCAGCACGTGATTTATCGGTTATAAAAACAGCGCCACCAAATCGTCATCCTATTGAGACCAATGTAATTCGTTTTGGTGAAGAAATTATTCGGGATGCTATTTCGTATGAAATTTCCCGTGGAGGTCAAGTGTTTTTTATTCATAATAGAATAGAAAATATTAAAGAAGTAGCAGGTTTATTACAGCGTTTAGTACCAAGTGCTAAAGTGGGCATAGGTCATGGGCAAATGGAGGGTAAAAAGCTAGAGGATTTAATGCTCGCTTTTATGAATGGTGAATTTGATGTATTGGTATCAACAACCATTATTGAAAGCGGATTAGATGTACCTAATGCCAATACTATTTTTATAAACAATGCTAATAACTTCGGATTATCTGACTTGCACCAAATGCGTGGTCGTGTAGGACGTTCTAATAAAAAAGCTTTTTGTTATTTTATTACGCCAGCATTTCATATGATGACTGATGATGCTCGTAAACGTATTGAAGCGTTAGTATTATTTTCTGAATTAGGAAGCGGATTAAATATAGCCATGAAAGATTTGGAAATTCGTGGTGCTGGAGATTTATTAGGAGGTGAACAAAGCGGATTTATTAACGATATTGGGTTTGATGCTTATCAAAAAATACTTGAAGAAGCGATTGAAGAACTAAAAGAAAACGAGTTTAAAGACCTGTATCCAGTTGATGAAAACATACCGAAGGAATATGTAAAAGAGGTACAAATTGATACTGATTTTGAAATTCTATTTCCTGATGATTATGTAAATTCGGTAACAGAGCGATTGAGTTTGTATAATAAATTAGGTAGTTTAACCAAAGAAGAAGAGTTGGTTGAATTTGAGAACCAAATTACCGATCGCTTTGGAGAATACCCAACACAAGTTCAAGATTTATTAGATAGTGTTCGTATTAAATGGTTTGCAAAAGAATTAGGTTTAGAAAAAATTATTTTAAAACAAAAGCGTATGATTGGATACTTTGTATCTGATCAACAAAGTGGTTTTTATCAAACAGAAGGATTTACAAAAATGTTAAAGTACGTGCAGCATAATTCAAAAAGCTGTGTAATGAAAGAGAAGAAAACCAAAAATGGATTACGTCTATTAATTACTTTTATTAGAATTGATAGTGTAAATACAGCTTTAAAAGTATTGCAAAAAATATAG
- a CDS encoding DinB family protein, whose protein sequence is MKTIKNQILLAKEKTLKLITDIPVEKWFVTPNVIESNLNWQIGHIILANYLHGIASISGANEEFKNKVNVVDYIKFYGPKSNPNNFKSEKPSSEELLEIYDLTFVLILKGLKNLRAKDLQKETAVPNPAVKIKYDALLWLSQHQSWHNGQIAMLKRVLTTYQ, encoded by the coding sequence ATGAAAACGATAAAAAATCAAATTCTTCTAGCAAAAGAAAAAACATTAAAATTAATTACTGATATTCCTGTTGAAAAATGGTTCGTAACACCTAATGTTATAGAATCAAATTTAAATTGGCAAATAGGTCATATTATTTTAGCGAATTACTTGCATGGAATTGCATCAATATCAGGAGCAAATGAAGAGTTTAAAAACAAAGTAAATGTAGTTGATTATATTAAATTTTACGGTCCAAAATCAAACCCAAATAACTTTAAAAGTGAAAAACCATCAAGCGAAGAGTTATTAGAAATTTATGATTTAACATTCGTTTTAATTTTAAAAGGGCTTAAAAATTTAAGAGCAAAAGACTTGCAAAAAGAAACAGCAGTGCCAAATCCTGCAGTAAAAATAAAGTATGACGCGTTATTATGGTTATCGCAACACCAAAGTTGGCATAACGGACAAATAGCAATGCTAAAAAGAGTACTTACAACTTATCAATAA